In Bufo gargarizans isolate SCDJY-AF-19 chromosome 6, ASM1485885v1, whole genome shotgun sequence, a single genomic region encodes these proteins:
- the LOC122942470 gene encoding proline-rich protein 29-like: MFQSWPVDTPYYTNAGIQIIPPAVSQQPTIIQQLPTDFTPPLSHPIRYGRAKEDLIELMMIQNAQMHQVIMNNMTMAALSSFGYGSTPPTPLPNIMPVEIEDDEPTVYHHHYESYPASYPAYPTYPTLPPMAPVHHREPTVRHINQDTQPVSPARNLERAVPPPPPLSATSTVGADIPPASEYYDLTEARM; encoded by the exons ATGTTTCAGTCATGGCCTGTGGATACCCCATACTATACCAATGCTGGAATACAGATCATCCCTCCTGCG GTTTCTCAACAGCCAACAATTATCCAGCAACTTCCGACAGATTTTACCCCTCCTCTGTCTCATCCGATCCGATATGGTCGTGCTAAAGAAG ATTTGATAGAGCTGATGATGATCCAGAACGCCCAGATGCATCAGGTTATAATGAACAACATGACAATGGCGGCTCTTTCCAGCTTTGGCTATGGGTCTACGCCACCCACCCCCCTG CCAAATATCATGCCAGTAGAAATCGAAGATGACGAACCAACAGTCTACCACCATCATTATGAGTCATACCCGGCCAGCTATCCAGCATACCCAACATATCCCACACTACCTCCTATGGCGCCTGTACATCACCGCGAGCCGACCGTCAGACACATCAATCAAGACACACAGCCTGTTTCACCCGCACGGAACCTAGA ACGGGCAGTGCCGCCACCTCCACCCCTGAGTGCCACCAGCACAGTTGGAGCAGACATCCCTCCAGCTTCAG AATACTATGACCTGACTGAAGCAAGAATGTAA